One Solanum lycopersicum chromosome 2, SLM_r2.1 genomic region harbors:
- the LOC101256538 gene encoding polcalcin Nic t 1 translates to MAEDPQDVADRELVFKRFDLNGDGQISSAELGEALKMLGSVTSEEVQYMMAELDTDGDGFISFKEFEEFARANRGLIKDVAKVF, encoded by the coding sequence ATGGCTGAAGATCCACAAGACGTAGCCGATCGCGAACTAGTCTTCAAGCGTTTTGATTTAAATGGTGATGGGCAAATTTCTTCAGCAGAACTTGGAGAGGCCTTGAAGATGCTAGGCTCTGTAACCTCTGAAGAAGTCCAGTATATGATGGCTGAACTTGATACTGATGGGGATGgcttcatttcttttaaagaatTCGAAGAATTTGCTCGAGCCAATAGAGGTTTGATCAAGGATGTTGCTAAAGTATTCTAG